A genomic window from Polaribacter gangjinensis includes:
- a CDS encoding DNA mismatch repair protein MutS, translating into MRLEIGNKVAVLDDVLKGIITKIDGKNVQIRTDDGMILSFLATELVKIEKDQYELSKFSDINHQLLKEKIASQPSKKSAFKKEKNEVIFEVDLHINQLVNSTRGMDNFDMLNLQLDTAKRKLEYAISKRIPKIVFIHGVGEGVLKSELIRLFQKYPVKFYDASYKKYGLGATEVVVFQNGNF; encoded by the coding sequence ATGCGTTTAGAAATTGGAAATAAAGTGGCAGTTTTGGATGATGTTTTGAAAGGAATCATCACTAAAATTGATGGAAAAAATGTTCAAATCAGAACTGATGACGGCATGATTTTGTCTTTTTTAGCCACTGAATTGGTGAAAATTGAAAAAGATCAATACGAACTTTCTAAATTTTCGGACATCAATCATCAATTGTTGAAAGAAAAAATTGCTTCACAACCATCCAAAAAAAGTGCCTTTAAAAAGGAAAAGAATGAAGTGATTTTTGAAGTTGATTTACATATCAATCAATTGGTAAACTCAACAAGAGGAATGGATAATTTTGACATGTTGAATTTGCAATTAGATACTGCTAAACGAAAATTAGAATACGCGATTTCTAAAAGAATTCCGAAAATTGTTTTCATTCATGGAGTAGGAGAAGGTGTTTTAAAATCTGAATTGATTCGATTGTTTCAAAAATATCCGGTAAAGTTTTACGATGCTTCCTACAAAAAATATGGTTTGGGAGCTACTGAAGTAGTTGTTTTTCAAAATGGTAATTTCTAA
- a CDS encoding cysteine desulfurase family protein: MKAIYLDNAATTMIDAEVLSVMHAASLENYGNPSSTHQFGRKAKSAIETARKNIAKHFNVSASEIIFTSGGTEADNLILQNAVFNLGVQRIISSKIEHHAVLHTCEFLEKTNGIQLDFVQLDAQGNIDLQHLETLLATSDKKTLISLMLINNEIGNLLSTHEVCELSNKYEALFHSDAVQAVGHYKIDLQQTPIDFLVASAHKFHGPKGVGFAYFKKGFGIMPLFHGGNQEKGARSSTENVHGILGMEKALEIACKNLENDKKYINTIKKYFIDELQFHFKNCAFNGTSSDLNKSAYTILNVRFPIKNDLLLFSLDMAGIAVSGGSACQSGSNKGSHVLREILTHGEANETSIRFSFSKFTTKEEIDFTIVKLKELLK, translated from the coding sequence ATGAAAGCAATTTATTTAGACAATGCTGCAACTACAATGATTGATGCTGAAGTTTTATCAGTAATGCATGCTGCGTCTTTAGAAAATTATGGAAATCCATCTTCCACACATCAATTTGGTCGTAAAGCAAAATCAGCCATTGAAACTGCTAGAAAAAACATTGCAAAACACTTCAATGTTTCTGCAAGCGAAATTATTTTTACTTCAGGAGGTACAGAAGCTGATAATTTAATTCTTCAAAACGCTGTTTTTAATCTAGGAGTTCAACGAATTATTAGTTCAAAAATTGAGCATCATGCAGTGTTGCATACCTGCGAATTTTTAGAAAAAACAAACGGAATTCAATTGGATTTTGTTCAATTAGATGCTCAAGGAAACATTGATTTGCAACATTTAGAAACGCTTTTAGCAACTTCTGATAAAAAAACATTGATTAGTTTAATGCTTATCAATAATGAAATTGGAAATTTACTATCAACACATGAAGTATGTGAATTATCCAACAAATACGAGGCACTTTTTCATTCGGATGCTGTTCAAGCAGTTGGGCATTATAAAATTGATTTGCAGCAAACACCCATTGACTTTTTGGTTGCAAGTGCTCACAAATTTCATGGTCCTAAAGGTGTTGGTTTTGCCTATTTTAAAAAAGGTTTTGGAATTATGCCGCTTTTTCATGGAGGCAATCAAGAAAAAGGAGCAAGGTCTAGTACCGAAAATGTACACGGAATTTTAGGTATGGAAAAAGCCCTAGAAATTGCGTGTAAAAATCTAGAGAATGATAAAAAATACATCAATACTATTAAAAAATATTTTATTGATGAGTTGCAATTTCATTTTAAAAATTGTGCATTTAATGGAACTTCATCAGACTTAAATAAAAGTGCATATACTATTTTAAATGTTCGTTTTCCTATTAAAAACGACTTATTACTTTTTAGTTTAGATATGGCAGGAATTGCCGTTTCTGGAGGTTCAGCTTGCCAAAGTGGAAGCAATAAAGGATCACACGTTTTAAGAGAAATTTTGACTCATGGTGAAGCAAACGAAACTTCCATACGATTTTCATTTTCAAAATTCACCACCAAAGAAGAGATTGATTTTACGATTGTAAAATTAAAAGAGCTGCTAAAATAG
- a CDS encoding PorP/SprF family type IX secretion system membrane protein: MKKLGQIVSQKTTQNRYFFGLMLLFVSFDFWSQQVPHYTQYLYNMQIINPAYVGTRAELSASLLSREQWVGIEGAPKTRTFSINARLRRGLGVGTTFVNDNIGLSETNNVNIDVSYTLITSQYSRLSFGLKGGMTFFTNNLADGITPDNDIYETTSGNFPNVGFGAFFYNQKMYAGISIPHLLETPQFYINDSFNQPRLSENPSVFLTAGTLYDLTENIKLKPSTMIRYTKNLPLSVDVNLNLFYKNLFEAGVSYRHQSTVSALFAVILNKKFRVGYAYDHKFDFTGGNFGTHEIILHVDINLQRNTHWLLSNECYF; the protein is encoded by the coding sequence ATGAAAAAACTTGGTCAAATTGTATCTCAAAAAACCACTCAAAATCGCTACTTTTTTGGGTTGATGTTGTTGTTTGTAAGTTTTGATTTTTGGTCTCAACAAGTGCCACATTACACCCAATATTTGTACAATATGCAAATTATAAATCCAGCTTATGTTGGTACAAGAGCAGAATTGAGTGCATCATTATTATCTCGTGAACAATGGGTTGGCATTGAAGGTGCACCAAAAACACGCACTTTTTCTATCAACGCAAGATTGAGAAGAGGTTTAGGAGTAGGAACTACTTTTGTAAATGACAACATTGGTTTGTCAGAAACGAACAATGTAAATATTGATGTTTCTTACACGTTAATCACCTCACAATACAGCAGATTATCTTTCGGATTGAAAGGCGGAATGACTTTTTTCACCAACAATTTGGCTGACGGAATTACGCCCGATAATGATATTTATGAAACGACTTCTGGTAATTTTCCGAATGTTGGTTTTGGAGCCTTTTTTTACAATCAAAAAATGTATGCAGGAATATCAATTCCGCATTTGTTAGAAACACCTCAGTTTTACATCAACGATTCTTTCAATCAACCAAGATTGTCAGAAAATCCGAGTGTTTTTTTAACAGCAGGAACTTTGTATGATCTAACAGAAAACATCAAATTGAAACCATCAACAATGATTCGTTATACAAAAAATTTGCCTTTATCTGTAGATGTAAATCTCAATTTGTTTTATAAAAATCTTTTTGAAGCGGGTGTTTCTTATCGCCATCAAAGTACGGTAAGTGCCTTATTTGCAGTAATTTTAAACAAGAAATTCAGAGTGGGTTATGCCTATGATCATAAATTTGATTTTACAGGAGGAAATTTTGGTACCCACGAAATCATTCTTCATGTAGACATCAATTTGCAAAGAAATACGCATTGGCTGTTGAGTAATGAATGTTATTTTTAA